The stretch of DNA GAGGAGTTACAAAAATGAAAAAATCGATACTGCTTCTACTTGCCGCAATGCTGATACAGGCCTTTACGTCCTTTGCCATTGCAGAGGATCCAAAAACAGGCTCGTCCGTTGTAACGGTCACGGGAAGCGGCGCCGCACCGACCAACACTACGCCAACAGCCAAGCCGCAGGGCGCTACACTCTCTGTTATGGAAAGCGCCATCGCAACCGGCATAAAGGACGCGGCCCCGGTAGGCCCGGGCGAAAAATTCCCGGCATCCGTAGGAAAGCTCTACTGCTACACGAGAATAGCAGGAGCGTCCGCCGAGGCCCTTGTCACGCACAAATGGTTCCTTAACGGAAAGCTCCTGGACGCCATAGTGCTAAGGGTAAAAGGCGACCCGTACAGGATATACAGCGCAAAGACCGTCACGCCCTACATGAAAGGCGACTGGAAGGTAGAGGTAGTGGACGAGAGCGGCAAGCTTCTA from Deltaproteobacteria bacterium encodes:
- a CDS encoding DUF2914 domain-containing protein, with protein sequence MKKSILLLLAAMLIQAFTSFAIAEDPKTGSSVVTVTGSGAAPTNTTPTAKPQGATLSVMESAIATGIKDAAPVGPGEKFPASVGKLYCYTRIAGASAEALVTHKWFLNGKLLDAIVLRVKGDPYRIYSAKTVTPYMKGDWKVEVVDESGKLLKTINFKVE